One stretch of Alphaproteobacteria bacterium DNA includes these proteins:
- the cpaB gene encoding Flp pilus assembly protein CpaB: MRPITIILLVAALGIAGVTAFLAKRALNRPPTPQAVAELAAKPAPMSQVLVAGRDLATGTVLKEGDLKWQSWPNEAVDRRYIVKLGSGEEARNAFVGAAVRQAFLSGEPMMANRVFRQEGAGMMSGILSPGMRAIGLQVSPQSSAGGFILPGDRVDVIMTADLRQSTGSSEDVTKKAKSETVVRDLRVLAVDQKVDDVQSMAQVGKTVTLEVSPKDAETLLQSEKSGEITLVLRSLTPGPGDEGGPLAAASMASEPVEAPPPRRTAPRQTDGDFTGGQVKVYRGAAPTMEQVR; the protein is encoded by the coding sequence ATGCGACCGATCACCATCATTCTTCTGGTAGCGGCCTTGGGTATCGCCGGGGTAACGGCGTTTTTAGCCAAGCGGGCGCTTAATCGTCCGCCGACGCCGCAGGCCGTGGCCGAACTGGCGGCCAAGCCCGCACCCATGTCGCAAGTGTTGGTCGCGGGGCGCGATCTGGCGACTGGAACCGTGCTGAAGGAAGGCGACCTGAAATGGCAATCCTGGCCCAACGAGGCCGTTGATCGTCGCTATATCGTCAAGCTGGGGTCGGGCGAAGAAGCCAGAAACGCTTTCGTCGGCGCTGCGGTTCGCCAAGCATTTCTGTCCGGCGAGCCGATGATGGCCAATCGAGTGTTCCGCCAGGAAGGGGCCGGGATGATGTCGGGCATCTTGTCGCCTGGCATGCGCGCCATCGGCCTGCAAGTGTCGCCGCAGTCGTCGGCGGGCGGTTTCATTCTGCCGGGAGATCGCGTCGATGTGATCATGACCGCCGATTTGCGTCAAAGCACCGGCTCCTCGGAAGATGTGACGAAAAAGGCCAAGTCGGAAACGGTGGTGCGCGATTTGCGCGTCTTGGCTGTCGATCAGAAAGTGGATGACGTTCAGTCGATGGCGCAGGTTGGCAAAACGGTCACGCTGGAAGTTTCGCCCAAGGATGCCGAGACGCTGCTGCAATCCGAAAAGTCGGGCGAGATCACGTTGGTTCTGCGCAGCCTGACGCCCGGACCCGGCGACGAGGGCGGACCATTGGCGGCGGCCTCCATGGCGTCCGAACCGGTGGAAGCTCCGCCGCCCAGGCGCACGGCGCCGCGCCAGACGGATGGCGATTTCACGGGTGGACAGGTCAAGGTTTATCGGGGCGCCGCGCCAACCATGGAGCAGGTGCGATGA
- a CDS encoding Flp family type IVb pilin, with amino-acid sequence MPDQSKFSCERGATAIEYALIAMGVGVAIIAATFALGTELVDTFTDVRDLLQGRP; translated from the coding sequence ATGCCAGATCAAAGCAAATTCTCCTGCGAGCGGGGCGCTACAGCCATCGAATATGCTTTGATCGCCATGGGGGTTGGAGTGGCCATCATAGCCGCAACCTTTGCTTTAGGAACGGAGTTGGTGGACACCTTCACCGATGTCCGCGACCTGCTTCAGGGAAGGCCCTAG
- a CDS encoding circularly permuted type 2 ATP-grasp protein — MDAFDEMRGPKGMVAAAYQAIAEWLYATPPELLDDKRREAEILFRRIGITFNVYGEDAGAERLIPFDIIPRALGPGEWTKLSKGLEQRVRALDAFLSDIYHEQEILKAGKIPVAKVLNNDLYRPEMQGIEVPGGVYVQVAGIDVVRTDPDHFFVLEDNLRTPSGVSYMLEDRAVMMRLFPDLFAKAKVAPIDHYPHELLRTLRSVAPSHAGADPVVALLTPGPYNSAYFEHAFLAEEMGIELVEGQDLFVQDDAVFMRTTMGPKRVDVIYRRLDDEFIDPLAFHPDSMLGVPGLLSVYRKGGVTLANALGTGVADDKSVYPYVPEMVRFYLGEEPILQNVPTWLLERPDDLSYALDHLSELVVKETQGSGGYGMLVGPKASKQEIEDFRAKIKANPQGYIAQPTLALSTCPTFTDEGIAPRHVDLRPFILHGKHSISIVPGGLTRVALRKGSLVVNSSQGGGTKDTWILEE; from the coding sequence ATGGACGCTTTTGACGAAATGCGGGGACCCAAGGGCATGGTTGCCGCCGCCTATCAGGCCATTGCCGAATGGCTGTACGCGACTCCTCCCGAATTGCTGGACGACAAGCGGCGCGAAGCCGAAATCCTGTTTCGCAGAATCGGCATCACTTTCAACGTCTATGGCGAGGACGCGGGCGCCGAGCGCCTGATCCCCTTCGACATCATTCCCAGGGCCCTGGGTCCCGGCGAATGGACCAAACTGTCCAAGGGCCTGGAACAAAGGGTACGCGCGCTGGATGCCTTTCTGTCCGACATCTATCACGAACAGGAAATCTTGAAGGCGGGCAAAATTCCCGTCGCCAAGGTGCTGAACAACGACCTGTACCGGCCGGAAATGCAGGGCATCGAAGTGCCGGGCGGCGTTTACGTGCAGGTGGCGGGCATCGACGTCGTGCGCACCGACCCCGATCATTTCTTCGTTCTGGAAGACAATCTCAGAACGCCGTCCGGCGTCTCTTACATGCTGGAAGACCGCGCCGTGATGATGCGCCTGTTCCCCGATCTGTTCGCCAAGGCAAAAGTGGCGCCGATCGATCATTATCCGCACGAATTGCTGCGCACACTGCGCTCGGTCGCCCCCTCGCATGCCGGCGCCGACCCGGTGGTGGCGCTGCTGACCCCCGGCCCCTACAACAGCGCCTATTTCGAACATGCCTTCCTGGCCGAGGAAATGGGCATCGAACTGGTCGAGGGCCAGGACCTGTTCGTGCAAGACGACGCCGTTTTCATGCGCACCACCATGGGGCCGAAGCGCGTCGACGTGATCTATCGCCGCCTGGACGACGAGTTCATCGACCCCTTGGCCTTCCATCCAGATTCGATGTTGGGCGTGCCGGGCTTGCTGTCGGTCTATCGCAAGGGGGGCGTCACGCTGGCCAATGCGCTGGGCACCGGCGTCGCCGACGACAAGTCGGTTTATCCCTACGTGCCCGAAATGGTGCGCTTCTATCTGGGCGAGGAACCGATCTTGCAAAACGTGCCGACCTGGCTTTTGGAGCGCCCCGACGATCTGTCTTACGCCCTGGATCATCTGTCCGAACTGGTGGTCAAGGAAACGCAAGGCTCGGGCGGCTATGGCATGCTGGTGGGGCCGAAGGCCAGCAAGCAGGAGATCGAGGATTTCAGGGCCAAGATCAAGGCCAATCCCCAGGGCTATATCGCCCAGCCCACGCTGGCCCTGTCCACATGCCCCACCTTCACCGACGAAGGAATAGCGCCCCGCCATGTCGATCTGCGCCCCTTCATCCTGCACGGCAAGCACAGCATTTCAATCGTGCCCGGCGGCTTGACCCGCGTCGCCTTGCGCAAGGGATCATTGGTGGTCAATTCGTCGCAGGGCGGCGGCACCAAAGACACCTGGATACTGGAGGAATAG
- a CDS encoding alpha-E domain-containing protein, whose translation MLSRTAENLYWTGRYMERAENLSRLLDVSFRAALLPAADANPAADWQSALDILGITDAYKAKHGGINQDSVIVFLTLDTSHPYSIKSCIDQSRENARTLRATLSVELWESLNTTWLEMKNISRQSLLERGPRTVFDWVKERSHLFRGVAYSTLLHNDAFHFLRLGTHLERADNTSRLLQAKDRSLGALPPEGGTAYYQWGAVLRSVSAFRAYTQIYRDVIEPVRVAELLILKAEMPRSLRFCFDQITNALDALGQGRDLECRRLAGETQAKLRYSRIEHLESQGVGDFLSVILNRLNGLGVQIGRDFLMTV comes from the coding sequence ATGCTGAGCCGCACCGCCGAAAACCTCTACTGGACCGGACGCTACATGGAGCGGGCCGAGAACCTGTCCCGCCTGCTCGACGTCAGCTTCAGGGCCGCCTTGCTGCCCGCCGCAGACGCCAATCCCGCCGCCGACTGGCAATCCGCCCTCGACATTCTGGGCATCACCGACGCCTACAAGGCCAAGCATGGCGGCATCAATCAAGACAGCGTAATCGTGTTCCTGACGCTGGACACCAGCCATCCCTATTCGATCAAGTCGTGCATCGACCAGTCCAGGGAAAACGCCAGAACGCTGCGCGCCACGCTATCGGTCGAATTGTGGGAAAGCCTGAACACCACCTGGCTTGAGATGAAGAACATCTCGCGCCAAAGCCTTTTGGAACGCGGCCCCCGCACTGTCTTTGATTGGGTGAAAGAACGCTCGCACCTGTTCAGGGGCGTCGCCTATTCGACGCTTCTGCACAACGACGCCTTCCATTTCCTAAGGCTAGGCACCCATCTGGAACGAGCCGACAACACGTCTCGCCTGCTGCAGGCCAAGGATCGCAGCCTGGGTGCGCTGCCGCCCGAAGGCGGCACCGCTTATTATCAGTGGGGAGCGGTTCTGCGCTCGGTCAGCGCCTTTCGCGCCTATACCCAGATCTATCGCGACGTCATCGAACCCGTGCGGGTGGCCGAACTTCTGATCCTGAAGGCCGAAATGCCGCGCTCTTTGCGCTTTTGCTTCGATCAGATCACGAACGCGCTGGACGCGCTTGGCCAGGGACGCGATCTGGAATGTCGGCGTCTGGCCGGAGAAACGCAGGCGAAATTGCGCTATTCGCGCATCGAACACCTGGAAAGCCAGGGCGTTGGCGACTTCCTCAGCGTCATTCTCAACCGCCTGAATGGACTTGGCGTCCAGATCGGGCGCGATTTCCTGATGACCGTGTAA
- a CDS encoding transglutaminase family protein: MRLNIHHETVYHYAAPASYSIQYLRLTPPTVPGQRVLSWKLSAPAPLRPWTDAFGNQAHVLVIDQPHEEIRLMATGEVESDDVLHLLPGEGELHPPSLYLRGSRLTEADNALTDFARSLNIPLQGGRRQGLDGLMHAIRDLVDYQPGITDAATKASEAFGHKAGVCQDHAHIFIACCRTLGIPARYVSGYLCTAKLGEEGMASHAWAEAWIDDESASGWATFDVANRTQAGEAHVRLAHGLDYLDACPVRGMRKGGRGEALDVLVHVGEASHEPKRQTARETARRRQSEQSQQ; this comes from the coding sequence ATGCGCCTCAACATCCATCATGAAACGGTCTATCACTACGCGGCTCCTGCCAGCTACAGCATCCAATATCTGCGCCTGACGCCGCCCACCGTTCCCGGCCAACGCGTCCTGTCTTGGAAACTGTCGGCCCCCGCCCCCCTGCGGCCCTGGACCGACGCTTTCGGCAATCAGGCCCATGTCCTGGTGATCGACCAGCCGCACGAGGAAATCCGCCTCATGGCCACCGGCGAGGTGGAAAGCGACGACGTTCTGCACCTGTTGCCCGGCGAGGGCGAGTTGCACCCGCCATCGCTTTACCTGCGCGGCTCGCGCCTGACCGAAGCCGACAACGCCCTAACCGATTTTGCACGCTCCTTGAACATCCCGCTTCAAGGCGGGCGTCGCCAAGGGCTGGACGGGTTGATGCACGCCATCAGGGACCTTGTGGATTATCAACCGGGCATCACCGACGCCGCCACCAAAGCGTCCGAAGCCTTCGGCCACAAGGCGGGCGTCTGCCAGGATCATGCGCACATCTTCATCGCCTGCTGCCGCACGCTGGGCATTCCGGCCCGCTATGTCAGCGGCTATCTATGCACCGCCAAACTGGGCGAGGAAGGCATGGCCAGCCACGCCTGGGCCGAAGCCTGGATCGACGATGAAAGCGCGTCGGGCTGGGCCACCTTCGACGTCGCCAACCGCACCCAGGCGGGCGAGGCGCATGTGCGGCTTGCCCACGGACTTGACTATCTCGACGCCTGCCCGGTGCGCGGCATGCGCAAGGGAGGGCGCGGCGAAGCGCTTGACGTTCTGGTGCATGTCGGCGAGGCTTCGCACGAACCCAAGCGCCAGACGGCCAGGGAAACGGCGCGCCGCAGGCAATCCGAACAGAGCCAACAGTAA
- a CDS encoding peptidase gives MTYCVGVLLDQGLVMASDTRTNAGVDNVASFRKMTIFNVPGKRNIVLLSAGNLAITQTAVAVIDEWRHGKNAKLNIDKAPSMFRVAGIIGKALREVYHQDADYLKKHNAEFNATFLLGGQIKGERPRLFQIYGAGNFIEAQAETPFLQIGEIKYGKPVFDRLLTMAMPMDEAGKLILISFDSTMRSNISVGLPIDLLILRKDNFKKPEIRRIGEKDPYFADLRARWGSALRKTFESLPPLPLES, from the coding sequence ATGACATATTGCGTCGGCGTTCTTCTCGATCAAGGGCTGGTCATGGCCAGCGACACGCGCACCAATGCGGGCGTCGACAATGTCGCCAGTTTTCGCAAAATGACCATCTTCAACGTGCCGGGAAAGCGCAATATCGTGCTTCTGTCGGCTGGAAATCTGGCCATCACTCAGACCGCCGTCGCCGTGATCGACGAATGGCGCCACGGCAAGAACGCCAAGCTGAATATCGACAAGGCGCCCAGCATGTTCAGGGTGGCGGGAATCATCGGCAAGGCGCTGCGCGAGGTTTATCACCAGGACGCCGATTATCTGAAGAAGCACAATGCCGAATTCAACGCCACCTTCCTTCTGGGCGGCCAGATCAAGGGTGAAAGGCCGCGCCTGTTTCAGATATACGGCGCTGGCAACTTCATCGAGGCGCAGGCGGAAACCCCCTTCTTGCAAATCGGCGAAATCAAATATGGAAAGCCGGTCTTCGACCGTCTTCTGACCATGGCCATGCCGATGGACGAAGCTGGCAAACTGATTCTGATCTCGTTCGATTCCACCATGCGGTCGAACATTTCTGTGGGACTGCCGATCGATCTTCTCATCTTGCGCAAGGACAATTTCAAAAAGCCGGAAATCCGGCGCATCGGCGAGAAGGACCCTTATTTCGCCGATCTGCGCGCCCGCTGGGGCAGCGCGCTGCGCAAAACCTTCGAAAGCCTGCCGCCGCTTCCATTAGAAAGCTGA
- a CDS encoding hemerythrin family protein: MAIEWNERAFRLGVDDIDADHHRKIEALNKVEFLIENEAEQAVIAKALDDLIKGTAEHFAREEELMRRTRYPALAKHIELHKEFLERLSGLHANSFSAETQTDARAELDFFSDWMTVHIQNADRNYVHWLHPER; this comes from the coding sequence ATGGCCATCGAATGGAACGAACGCGCATTTCGGCTAGGCGTCGACGATATCGACGCCGACCATCACAGGAAAATCGAAGCCCTCAACAAGGTCGAGTTCCTGATCGAGAACGAGGCCGAGCAGGCCGTGATCGCCAAGGCGCTTGACGACCTGATCAAAGGAACGGCCGAACATTTCGCCCGCGAGGAGGAACTGATGCGCCGCACCAGATATCCGGCCTTGGCCAAGCACATCGAATTGCACAAGGAATTCCTGGAGCGCCTAAGCGGCCTGCATGCCAACAGCTTTTCCGCCGAAACGCAGACCGACGCCAGGGCAGAATTGGATTTCTTTTCCGACTGGATGACCGTGCATATCCAGAACGCCGACCGCAATTACGTTCATTGGCTTCACCCGGAAAGATGA
- a CDS encoding hemerythrin domain-containing protein, giving the protein MMIEIGFPPLDSDHRYLMAMLDELARAARDGADALLLEDQSLEVAASLESHFAKEERMLEECLDAKRSQHMARHADLLDRMNGMNGQVLSALGPEGAYERILSFANELAEEVEAFDLDAVPGIIALQKS; this is encoded by the coding sequence ATGATGATCGAGATCGGCTTTCCTCCTTTGGACAGCGACCATCGCTATCTGATGGCGATGCTGGATGAATTGGCCAGGGCGGCCCGAGACGGCGCCGACGCTTTATTGCTGGAAGACCAGTCGCTGGAAGTGGCGGCCAGCCTTGAATCCCATTTCGCCAAGGAAGAACGCATGCTTGAGGAATGTTTGGATGCGAAGCGCAGCCAACATATGGCAAGACACGCCGACTTGCTGGACCGCATGAACGGCATGAACGGCCAAGTTTTGTCAGCCCTGGGACCCGAGGGCGCTTACGAGCGAATCCTGTCCTTCGCGAATGAACTGGCCGAAGAAGTGGAAGCCTTCGATCTGGACGCCGTGCCCGGTATCATCGCCCTGCAGAAAAGCTAG
- the genX gene encoding EF-P lysine aminoacylase GenX, with translation MPLPAWNPQSFARRRPFLQARGKILKAVRDWFESQDFAEVETPCLQTSPGLEVHLKAFSTELNEPFETSPGRLYLHTSPEFAMKKLLAAGVPRLYQLAHCFRNEERSPTHHPEFAMLEWYRANETVDSLMADCEALLKLSLQAAGRDHFSWQGKKCDASLPCQRISVGDAFHEFAAIDLLSTITDPDDPDPRPLAEAAKTIGIHAQPADRWEDVYFRIFLEHIEPHLGIGAPTFLTGYPLCMAALARTDLKDSRLAQRFELYISGLELANAFGELTDSKEQRRRFERDQRLKRQLYGDSYPIDEDFLSALSFMPESAGIALGFDRLVMLSVHAEKIDDVIWLPVIRP, from the coding sequence ATGCCCCTTCCCGCCTGGAACCCGCAATCCTTCGCCAGACGCCGCCCGTTTCTTCAAGCGAGAGGCAAGATTCTGAAGGCCGTGCGCGACTGGTTCGAAAGCCAGGATTTCGCCGAGGTGGAAACGCCCTGCCTTCAAACGTCGCCCGGCTTGGAAGTGCATTTGAAGGCCTTTTCGACCGAGTTGAATGAGCCGTTCGAAACTTCGCCCGGGCGCCTGTATCTGCACACCTCGCCCGAATTCGCCATGAAGAAGCTGCTGGCGGCGGGCGTGCCGCGCCTCTATCAGTTGGCTCATTGCTTTCGCAACGAAGAGCGCAGCCCAACGCATCACCCCGAATTCGCCATGCTGGAATGGTACCGGGCCAATGAAACAGTCGATAGCTTGATGGCCGACTGCGAGGCGCTGCTGAAACTGTCGTTGCAGGCGGCGGGGCGCGACCATTTTTCCTGGCAGGGCAAGAAGTGCGACGCCAGCCTTCCTTGCCAGCGGATCAGCGTGGGCGATGCCTTCCATGAATTCGCGGCCATCGATCTTCTGTCCACGATAACCGATCCCGACGATCCCGATCCGCGACCTTTGGCCGAAGCGGCCAAGACCATCGGCATCCACGCGCAACCGGCGGATCGCTGGGAAGATGTATATTTCCGTATTTTTCTGGAACATATTGAACCGCATCTGGGCATCGGCGCGCCGACCTTCCTGACCGGTTACCCATTATGCATGGCGGCGCTGGCAAGGACCGATTTGAAAGATTCTCGACTGGCGCAACGTTTCGAGCTGTATATCTCCGGTCTTGAACTGGCAAACGCCTTTGGAGAATTGACAGATTCCAAGGAACAGCGCAGGCGCTTCGAGCGAGATCAGCGGCTTAAGCGTCAATTATATGGCGATAGCTACCCAATCGACGAAGATTTTCTTTCTGCTTTGTCTTTCATGCCGGAAAGTGCTGGAATAGCGCTTGGCTTTGATCGTCTTGTTATGTTGTCCGTCCATGCCGAGAAGATTGACGACGTGATTTGGCTGCCAGTTATAAGACCTTAG
- the thiE gene encoding thiamine phosphate synthase — protein sequence MTKQPACRLYLITPPAIPDLDRFAATMAEALGAGDVAVVQLRLKDCPDAAILQAAQRLGPLAQSHGAAFLVNDLPDLAKACNADGVHVGQEDASYAEARRILGPKAIVGVTCHDSRHLAMEAGDAGADYVAFGAFYPTSTKEAKSRALPEILQWWRDVTVVPSVAIGGITAENAAPLVQAGADFLAVSSGVWAHPDGAGAGVQAMNEAIRKASS from the coding sequence ATGACCAAACAACCGGCCTGCCGCTTGTATCTGATCACCCCGCCCGCCATCCCCGATCTGGATCGCTTTGCCGCAACCATGGCCGAGGCGCTGGGGGCGGGCGACGTGGCTGTGGTGCAATTGCGCCTGAAAGATTGCCCGGATGCCGCCATCTTGCAGGCGGCGCAAAGGCTGGGTCCGCTTGCGCAATCGCATGGAGCGGCGTTTCTGGTGAATGATCTGCCTGATCTGGCCAAGGCTTGCAATGCCGACGGCGTGCATGTCGGCCAAGAGGACGCGTCCTACGCCGAAGCCAGACGCATTCTGGGACCCAAGGCCATCGTTGGCGTCACCTGCCACGATTCCCGTCATCTGGCCATGGAGGCGGGCGATGCCGGGGCAGACTACGTGGCTTTCGGCGCTTTCTACCCCACCTCGACCAAAGAAGCGAAAAGCAGGGCTTTGCCTGAAATTTTGCAATGGTGGCGCGATGTGACGGTGGTGCCGTCGGTCGCCATCGGCGGCATAACGGCTGAAAACGCGGCGCCTTTGGTGCAGGCGGGCGCCGATTTTCTGGCCGTCTCGTCGGGCGTGTGGGCGCATCCAGACGGAGCTGGGGCTGGGGTGCAAGCGATGAACGAGGCGATCAGGAAGGCGTCGAGCTAG
- a CDS encoding efflux RND transporter periplasmic adaptor subunit: MKPRLRQIASALALLLAIFAAWTFLRAPTVEVAPVSRGLAVEAIYATGTVEPLRWARISPTVTARLVEVMVKEGDQVQEGDLLARLDDGEAKARVGELTARETFLKQDLDRVARLEKSEFASRQSSERARSELGQAANARVAAQKRLNEYELASPVSGTVLRRDGEPGEVMQPGSVLFWVGEPKPLRVTAEIDEEDIVRINLGQKALLKADAFPGQALESSVAEITPKGDPVNKTYRVRLHLPDESRLLIGMTVEVNVIVRESPDALLVPATAIETGHLWVVRDGRAERRSVKVGALGVAKSEILEGVNEGDLVIVSPDKALKEGQRVSGKTVEQP; encoded by the coding sequence TTGAAGCCCCGCTTACGCCAGATCGCGTCCGCCCTTGCCCTTCTGCTGGCAATCTTTGCAGCTTGGACCTTCTTGAGAGCGCCAACGGTCGAGGTAGCGCCGGTTTCGCGCGGCCTTGCCGTCGAGGCGATTTACGCCACCGGTACCGTCGAACCCCTACGTTGGGCCAGAATATCCCCCACGGTAACGGCCAGACTGGTCGAAGTCATGGTCAAGGAAGGCGATCAAGTGCAGGAGGGCGACCTGCTGGCCCGCCTCGACGATGGCGAGGCCAAGGCGCGCGTGGGCGAACTGACCGCCCGCGAAACATTCCTGAAACAGGACCTGGATCGCGTCGCCCGCCTGGAAAAAAGCGAATTCGCCAGCCGCCAATCCAGCGAGCGGGCCAGAAGCGAGTTGGGACAAGCCGCCAACGCCAGGGTCGCCGCCCAGAAGCGATTGAATGAATACGAACTGGCCTCGCCGGTATCGGGCACCGTGCTGCGCCGCGACGGCGAACCCGGCGAAGTGATGCAACCGGGTTCCGTGCTGTTCTGGGTCGGCGAACCCAAGCCCTTGCGGGTGACCGCCGAGATCGACGAGGAAGACATCGTCCGGATCAATCTGGGGCAGAAGGCGCTGTTGAAGGCCGACGCCTTTCCGGGCCAAGCGCTGGAATCCAGCGTGGCGGAAATCACGCCCAAGGGAGACCCGGTCAACAAAACCTATCGCGTGCGCCTTCATCTGCCCGACGAATCCAGGCTTCTGATCGGCATGACGGTCGAGGTGAATGTGATCGTGCGGGAATCGCCAGACGCCCTGCTGGTTCCCGCCACCGCCATCGAGACCGGTCATTTATGGGTGGTACGAGATGGGAGAGCTGAACGGCGCAGCGTGAAGGTTGGCGCCCTTGGCGTCGCCAAAAGCGAAATCCTGGAAGGCGTCAACGAGGGCGATCTGGTGATCGTGTCGCCCGACAAGGCCCTGAAGGAGGGCCAGCGGGTGTCTGGCAAAACCGTGGAACAGCCGTGA
- a CDS encoding ABC transporter permease has translation MMGVAMGVGFTIAMSSLMEGSQRDFISRIVDNMPHVTLKDEFRANPAQPVDLVYPKGAVALKGVKPKDEIRGIKAPWNKIAALETMPGVRVAPSLHAQIFLSFSGKDVAVNLLGIDIERERRASRIEEDISTEGGLTALESAANGIIIGKGLASKLGVQMNDTLTAASASGVVMKMKVVGLFHTGIISTDNGQAFALIKKAQILADRPNVINQMRIKLADPMQAIEIAAKLEQRWGYRAESWQESNEGLLGAFVIRNTVMYITVSAILIVASFGIFNVVSTVVFEKTRDIAILRSMGFEPADIRGIFLLEGFLVGLLGALLGWALGFGLCQILGMVRFNIKMMTEVQGFILHSSWIHYTMSGGVAAASATLAAWLPANKASRLKPVEIIRGAA, from the coding sequence ATGATGGGCGTCGCCATGGGGGTGGGTTTCACCATCGCCATGTCGTCGCTGATGGAAGGTTCGCAGCGCGATTTCATCTCGCGCATCGTCGACAACATGCCGCACGTCACTTTGAAGGACGAATTTCGCGCCAATCCCGCCCAGCCGGTCGATCTTGTCTATCCCAAGGGGGCCGTGGCCTTGAAAGGCGTCAAGCCCAAGGACGAGATCAGAGGCATCAAAGCGCCCTGGAACAAGATCGCCGCCCTTGAAACCATGCCTGGCGTTCGCGTCGCCCCCTCCTTGCACGCCCAGATTTTTCTTAGTTTCAGCGGCAAGGATGTGGCGGTCAACCTGCTGGGCATCGACATCGAGCGCGAGCGCAGGGCGTCGCGCATCGAAGAAGACATCAGCACCGAAGGCGGCCTGACCGCGCTTGAAAGCGCCGCCAACGGCATCATCATCGGCAAGGGCTTGGCGTCGAAACTGGGCGTGCAGATGAACGACACGCTGACGGCCGCCTCGGCGTCGGGCGTCGTGATGAAGATGAAGGTGGTGGGGCTGTTCCATACCGGCATCATCTCGACCGACAATGGCCAAGCCTTCGCGCTGATCAAGAAGGCGCAGATTCTGGCCGACCGGCCCAATGTGATCAACCAGATGCGCATCAAGCTGGCCGATCCCATGCAAGCCATCGAGATCGCCGCCAAGCTGGAGCAACGCTGGGGCTACAGGGCGGAATCCTGGCAAGAATCGAACGAAGGGCTTTTGGGCGCCTTCGTCATCCGAAACACGGTGATGTACATTACCGTCTCGGCCATTCTGATCGTCGCCAGCTTCGGCATCTTCAACGTCGTCTCGACCGTCGTCTTCGAGAAAACGCGAGACATCGCCATCCTGCGCTCGATGGGGTTCGAACCCGCCGACATTCGGGGCATCTTCCTGCTTGAAGGTTTCCTGGTCGGTCTATTGGGCGCTTTGCTGGGCTGGGCGCTGGGTTTTGGCCTGTGCCAGATTCTGGGCATGGTGCGCTTCAACATCAAGATGATGACCGAGGTGCAGGGTTTCATCCTGCATTCAAGCTGGATTCACTACACCATGTCGGGCGGCGTCGCCGCGGCATCGGCCACCCTGGCCGCTTGGCTGCCCGCCAACAAGGCTTCGCGCTTGAAGCCGGTTGAAATCATCAGGGGCGCCGCATGA
- a CDS encoding ABC transporter ATP-binding protein gives MTTGAAIEARKLARILPGLIPVTLVDGVDFMAKPGELVAITGASGSGKSSLLYLLGLLDEPTSGSVIIDGIDSASLTDAQRTHLRLERLGFVFQFHFLLPEFSVLDNVCMPMKKLNALPEQAQAERGRMLLKDLGLEGSEKKLPEQLSGGERQRVAVARALANAPSILLADEPTGNLDSKNSHAVFDIFRRLTRQDGKTIIAVTHDQELASACDRQVHLADGQVVE, from the coding sequence ATGACGACAGGGGCAGCGATAGAAGCCAGGAAGCTGGCGCGCATTCTGCCGGGCCTGATTCCCGTCACCCTGGTCGATGGCGTCGATTTCATGGCGAAGCCCGGCGAGCTGGTGGCGATTACCGGGGCGTCTGGCTCCGGCAAGTCGTCGTTGCTTTATCTGCTGGGACTGTTGGACGAACCCACATCTGGCTCGGTGATCATCGACGGCATCGACAGCGCCAGCCTGACCGATGCCCAGCGCACGCATCTGCGCCTGGAACGTCTGGGTTTCGTTTTCCAGTTCCATTTCCTGCTGCCCGAATTTTCGGTGCTGGACAATGTTTGCATGCCCATGAAAAAGCTGAACGCCTTGCCAGAACAGGCCCAGGCCGAACGCGGGCGCATGCTGCTGAAAGACCTGGGGCTTGAAGGGTCCGAGAAAAAATTGCCGGAGCAGCTTTCGGGCGGCGAGCGACAAAGGGTGGCCGTCGCCAGGGCGCTGGCCAACGCCCCCAGCATTCTGTTGGCCGACGAGCCGACCGGCAACCTGGACAGCAAGAACAGCCACGCCGTTTTCGACATCTTCCGCCGCCTGACCCGTCAGGACGGCAAGACGATCATCGCCGTCACCCATGACCAGGAACTAGCCAGCGCTTGCGACCGCCAGGTCCATCTGGCCGATGGACAGGTGGTGGAATGA